The following are encoded in a window of Pristis pectinata isolate sPriPec2 chromosome 1, sPriPec2.1.pri, whole genome shotgun sequence genomic DNA:
- the sf3b1 gene encoding splicing factor 3B subunit 1 isoform X2, which produces MDTQARQCGKTPDPKLHVRTYMDVMREQHLTKEEREIRQQLAEKAKAGDLKAVNGSAQQPAKRKRRWDQTADQTPSATPKKLSSWDQAETPGHTPGHTPGHTPGHTPGHTPGNTPSQSRWDETPGRSKGSETPGATPSSRMWEPTPSHTPAGAATPGRDTPGHATPGHGGATSSVRKNRWDETPKTDRETPGHGSGWAETPRTDRGGDSIGETPTPGASKRKSRWDETPASQMGGSTPLLTPSGITPKGTPAMAMATPTPGHLMSMTPEQLQAWRWEREIDERNRPLTDEELDAMFPEGYKVLPPPAGYVPIRTPARKLTATPTPLGGLTGFHMQSEERSAKNMNDQPSGNLPFLKPDDIQYFDKLLVEVDESTLSPEEQKERKIMKLLLKIKNGTPPMRKAALRQITDKAREFGAGPLFNQILPLLMSPTLEDQERHLLVKVIDRILYKLDDLVRPYVHKILVVIEPLLIDEDYYARVEGREIISNLAKAAGLATMISTMRPDIDNMDEYVRNTTARAFAVVASALGIPSLLPFLKAVCKSKKSWQARHTGIKIVQQIAILMGCAILPHLRSLVEIIEHGLVDEQQKVRTISALAIAALAEAATPYGIESFDSVLKPLWKGIRQHRGKGLAAFLKAIGYLIPLMDAEYANYYTREVMLILIREFQSPDEEMKKIVLKVVKQCCGTDGVEANYIKTEILPPFFKHFWQHRMALDRRNYRQLVDTTVELANKVGAAEIISRIVDDLKDEAEQYRKMVMETIEKIMGNLGAADIDHKLEEQLIDGILYAFQEQTTEDSVMLNGFGTVVNALGKRVKPYLPQICGTVLWRLNNKSAKVRQQAADLISRIAVVMKTCQEEKLMGHLGVVLYEYLGEEYPEVLGSILGALKAIVNVIGMHKMTPPIKDLLPRLTPILKNRHEKVQENCIDLVGRIADRGAEYVSAREWMRICFELLELLKAHKKAIRRATVNTFGYIAKAIGPHDVLATLLNNLKVQERQNRVCTTVAIAIVAETCSPFTVLPALMNEYRVPELNVQNGVLKSLSFLFEYIGEMGKDYIYAVTPLLEDALMDRDLVHRQTASAVVQHMSLGVYGFGCEDALNHLLNYVWPNVFETSPHVIQAVMGALEGLRVALGPCRMLQYCLQGLFHPARKVRDVYWKIYNSIYIGSQDALIAHYPRIFNDEKNTHVRYELDYIL; this is translated from the exons ATGGACACACAGGCCCGCCAGT GTGGAAAGACACCAGACCCTAAATTGCATGTCAGAACTTACATGGATGTTATGCGAGAACAGCATTTAACAAAGGAAGAG agggAAATCAGACAACAGCTAGCTGAGAAAGCTAAAGCTGGAGACCTAAAGGCAGTCAATGGATCAGCCCAACAACCTGCCAAGCGCAAGCGCCGTTGGGATCAAACAGCAGATCAAACTCCAAGCGCTACACCCAAGAAATTATCCAGCTGGGATCAAGCAGAG ACTCCAGGGCACACACCAGGGCATACACCTGGACACACACCTGGGCATACTCCTGGTCACACACCTGGCAACACTCCTTCTCAGAGCCGTTGGGATGAAACTCCTGGTCGATCAAAGGGCAGTGAGACTCCTGGTGCAACCCCAAGCTCAAGAATGTGGGAACCcactcccagtcacacaccagcAGGGGCTGCTACACCTGGACGAGACACACCTGGGCATGCTACACCAGGTCACGGAGGTGCAACTTCCAGTGTGCGCAAAAACAGATGGGATGAAACTCCGAAAACAGATAGAG AAACACCTGGACATGGCAGTGGATGGGCTGAGACACCGCGTACAGATCGTGGAGGTGACTCCATAGGTGAAACTCCAACCCCTGGTGCAAGTAAAAGAAAATCTCGTTGGGATGAAACACCAGCTAGTCAGATGGGAGGTAGTACTCCATTGCTTACTCCAAGTGGAATCACACCAAAAGGCACACCAGCAATGGCTATGGCAACGCCAACACCAG GTCACTTGATGAGTATGACCCCTGAACAACTACAGGCTTGGCGTTGGGAGCGTGAAATTGATGAAAGGAATCGTCCACTTACAGACGAAGAACTGGATGCAATGTTCCCTGAAGGCTACAAG GTCCTTCCACCTCCAGCTGGTTATGTTCCAATCCGAACACCTGCTCGTAAACTGACTGCAACACCAACACCACTTGGAGGTCTAACTGGTTTCCACATGCAATCTGAGGAACGTTCAGCAAAGAATATGAATGATCAGCCTTCTGGTAATCTTCCATTCCTGAAGCCTGATGACATCCAGTACTTTGACAAATTGTTG GTTGAAGTTGATGAATCTACCCTGAGTCCAGAAGagcaaaaagaaagaaagataatgAAGTTGCTTTTGAAGATAAAGAATGGTACTCCTCCAATGAGGAAG GCTGCTTTGCGTCAAATTACCGATAAAGCCAGAGAATTTGGAGCTGGTCCCCTGTTCAATCAGATTCTCCCATTGCTGATGTCTCCAACTCTTGAAGACCAGGAGCGCCACTTGCTGGTTAAAGTTATTGACAGAATCCTCTACAAGTTGGATGATTTGGTCCGACCATATGTGCACAAG ATTCTTGTGGTTATTGAACCATTGCTGATTGATGAAGACTATTATGCAAGAGTGGAAGGCAGAGAAATCATCTCTAACTTAGCAAAG GCTGCAGGTCTTGCCACCATGATTTCTACTATGCGTCCTGATATTGATAACATGGATGAATATGTACGAAACACAACAGCTCGAGCCTTTGCCGTTGTTGCTTCAGCTCTGGGTATTCCATCACTGCTGCCTTTCCTCAAAGCTGTGTGCAAGAGCAAGAAATCATGGCAGGCTCGGCACACAGGAATCAAAATTGTGCAGCAGATTGCCATCCTTATGGGTTGTGCCATCTTGCCTCATTTGAGGAGCTTGGTTGAGATTATTGAACATG GTCTGGTTGATGAGCAGCAGAAGGTACGAACTATCAGTGCTCTGGCTATTGCTGCCTTGGCTGAAGCTGCAACCCCATACGGCATTGAGTCATTTGACTCTGTTCTAAAACCATTGTGGAAAGGTATTCGACAGCACAGAGGCAAA GGTTTGGCTGCCTTTTTAAAGGCTATTGGTTACCTGATTCCCCTTATGGATGCTGAATATGCTAACTACTATACACGAGAAGTGATGTTGATCCTTATCCGAGAGTTTCAGTCTCCTgatgaagaaatgaaaaaaatcgTACTCAAG GTGGTAAAGCaatgttgtggaacagatggTGTGGAAGCCAACTACATCAAAACTGAAATCCTTCCTCCATTCTTCAAGCACTTCTGGCAGCATCGAATGGCTTTAGACAGGAGAAACTACAGACAG TTAGTAGATACCACCGTGGAACTTGCAAACAAGGTTGGAGCAGCAGAAATAATCTCCAGGATAGTTGATGACTTAAAAGATGAAGCTGAGCAATATAGAAAAATGGTGATGGAAACCATTGAAAAGATCATGGGTAACCTGGGAGCTGCAGATATTGATCATAAATTAGAAGAACAGCTCATTGATGGCATCCTATATGCATTCCAGGAGCAGACTACTGAG GATTCTGTAATGTTGAATGGTTTTGGTACAGTGGTAAACGCATTGGGTAAGCGTGTAAAGCCCTATTTACCACAGATTTGTGGTACAGTATTGTGGCGTCTAAACAATAAATCCGCTAAAGTACGACAGCAGGCTGCAGATCTAATCTCTCGGATTGCAGTGGTTATGAAGACCTGTCAGGAG GAAAAACTGATGGGCCACTTGGGCGTTGTGCTATATGAATACCTGGGTGAAGAGTATCCTGAAGTTTTGGGTAGTATTTTGGGAGCGCTGAAAGCTATTGTAAATGTTATAG GCATGCATAAAATGACTCCACCGATTAAGGATCTGCTTCCACGGCTTACTCCAATTCTGAAGAACAGGCATGAGAAGGTGCAGGAGAACTGTATTGACCTGGTTGGACGAATTGCAGATCG AGGTGCAGAGTATGTATCTGCTCGTGAATGGATGCGAATCTGCTTTGAATTGTTAGAACTCTTGAAGGCACACAAAAAAGCTATCAGAAGAGCAACAGTAAACACCTTTGGCTACATTGCAAAAGCTATTGG TCCACATGATGTACTGGCCACACTGTTGAATAACTTGAAGGTTCAAGAACGTCAGAACAGGGTCTGTACCACAGTAGCTATTGCTATTGTGGCAGAAACGTGCTCTCCATTCACGGTGCTTCCTGCTTTGATGAATGAATATAGAGTTCCTGAGCTGAATGTGCAGAATGGTGTGCTTAAATCTCTCTCATTCTTATTTGAGTACATAGGCGAAATGGGAAAAGATTATATTTATGCGGTAACACCATTGCTTGAAGATGCTTTAATGGACAG AGACCTGGTTCATAGACAGACAGCTAGTGCAGTTGTGCAGCACATGTCCCTGGGAGTATATGGATTTGGCTGTGAAGATGCTCTAAATCATTTGTTAAATTATGTATGGCCCAATGTTTTTGAAACATCCCCACATGTTATCCAGGCAGTAATGGGAGCATTGGAGGGCCTAAGGGTTGCATTAGGACCTTGTAGAATGCTACAATATTGTTTACAG GGCTTGTTCCATCCAGCCAGAAAAGTACGTGATGTGTACTGGAAAATCTACAACTCAATCTACATCGGTTCACAGGATGCCCTAATTGCACATTATCCAAGGATCTTTAATGATGAAAAAAATACACATGTCCGCTATGAACTCGACTACATCTTGTAA
- the sf3b1 gene encoding splicing factor 3B subunit 1 isoform X1: protein MAKIAKTHEDIEAQIREIQNKKAALVVEGDADGVGLDSTGYYDQEIYGGSDSRFAGYMTSIPANEQEEDDDDYSSPSLLGQKKPGYHAPVALLNDIPQSNEQYDPFAEHRPQRIAEREDEYKTRRRQMIISPERHDPFADGGKTPDPKLHVRTYMDVMREQHLTKEEREIRQQLAEKAKAGDLKAVNGSAQQPAKRKRRWDQTADQTPSATPKKLSSWDQAETPGHTPGHTPGHTPGHTPGHTPGNTPSQSRWDETPGRSKGSETPGATPSSRMWEPTPSHTPAGAATPGRDTPGHATPGHGGATSSVRKNRWDETPKTDRETPGHGSGWAETPRTDRGGDSIGETPTPGASKRKSRWDETPASQMGGSTPLLTPSGITPKGTPAMAMATPTPGHLMSMTPEQLQAWRWEREIDERNRPLTDEELDAMFPEGYKVLPPPAGYVPIRTPARKLTATPTPLGGLTGFHMQSEERSAKNMNDQPSGNLPFLKPDDIQYFDKLLVEVDESTLSPEEQKERKIMKLLLKIKNGTPPMRKAALRQITDKAREFGAGPLFNQILPLLMSPTLEDQERHLLVKVIDRILYKLDDLVRPYVHKILVVIEPLLIDEDYYARVEGREIISNLAKAAGLATMISTMRPDIDNMDEYVRNTTARAFAVVASALGIPSLLPFLKAVCKSKKSWQARHTGIKIVQQIAILMGCAILPHLRSLVEIIEHGLVDEQQKVRTISALAIAALAEAATPYGIESFDSVLKPLWKGIRQHRGKGLAAFLKAIGYLIPLMDAEYANYYTREVMLILIREFQSPDEEMKKIVLKVVKQCCGTDGVEANYIKTEILPPFFKHFWQHRMALDRRNYRQLVDTTVELANKVGAAEIISRIVDDLKDEAEQYRKMVMETIEKIMGNLGAADIDHKLEEQLIDGILYAFQEQTTEDSVMLNGFGTVVNALGKRVKPYLPQICGTVLWRLNNKSAKVRQQAADLISRIAVVMKTCQEEKLMGHLGVVLYEYLGEEYPEVLGSILGALKAIVNVIGMHKMTPPIKDLLPRLTPILKNRHEKVQENCIDLVGRIADRGAEYVSAREWMRICFELLELLKAHKKAIRRATVNTFGYIAKAIGPHDVLATLLNNLKVQERQNRVCTTVAIAIVAETCSPFTVLPALMNEYRVPELNVQNGVLKSLSFLFEYIGEMGKDYIYAVTPLLEDALMDRDLVHRQTASAVVQHMSLGVYGFGCEDALNHLLNYVWPNVFETSPHVIQAVMGALEGLRVALGPCRMLQYCLQGLFHPARKVRDVYWKIYNSIYIGSQDALIAHYPRIFNDEKNTHVRYELDYIL from the exons ATATTGAGGCACAGATCCGAGAAATCCAAAACAAGAAGGCAGCTCTTGTTGTAGAAGGTGATGCAGATGGAGTTGGTCTTGATTCAACGGGATACTATGATCAGGAGATCTATGGTGGAAGTGACAGCAGATTTGCAGGATATATGACATCAATTCCTGCAAATGAGCAAGAAGAG GATGATGATGACTATTCCTCTCCAAGTTTGCTTGGCCAGAAAAAGCCGGGATACCATGCACCAGTGGCGCTCCTGAATGATATACCACAGTCAAATGAGCAG TATGATCCATTTGCTGAACATCGACCGCAGCGAATTGCGGAACGAGAGGATGAGTACAAAACTCGTAGGAGACAGATGATCATTTCCCCAGAGCGGCATGATCCATTTGCAGATG GTGGAAAGACACCAGACCCTAAATTGCATGTCAGAACTTACATGGATGTTATGCGAGAACAGCATTTAACAAAGGAAGAG agggAAATCAGACAACAGCTAGCTGAGAAAGCTAAAGCTGGAGACCTAAAGGCAGTCAATGGATCAGCCCAACAACCTGCCAAGCGCAAGCGCCGTTGGGATCAAACAGCAGATCAAACTCCAAGCGCTACACCCAAGAAATTATCCAGCTGGGATCAAGCAGAG ACTCCAGGGCACACACCAGGGCATACACCTGGACACACACCTGGGCATACTCCTGGTCACACACCTGGCAACACTCCTTCTCAGAGCCGTTGGGATGAAACTCCTGGTCGATCAAAGGGCAGTGAGACTCCTGGTGCAACCCCAAGCTCAAGAATGTGGGAACCcactcccagtcacacaccagcAGGGGCTGCTACACCTGGACGAGACACACCTGGGCATGCTACACCAGGTCACGGAGGTGCAACTTCCAGTGTGCGCAAAAACAGATGGGATGAAACTCCGAAAACAGATAGAG AAACACCTGGACATGGCAGTGGATGGGCTGAGACACCGCGTACAGATCGTGGAGGTGACTCCATAGGTGAAACTCCAACCCCTGGTGCAAGTAAAAGAAAATCTCGTTGGGATGAAACACCAGCTAGTCAGATGGGAGGTAGTACTCCATTGCTTACTCCAAGTGGAATCACACCAAAAGGCACACCAGCAATGGCTATGGCAACGCCAACACCAG GTCACTTGATGAGTATGACCCCTGAACAACTACAGGCTTGGCGTTGGGAGCGTGAAATTGATGAAAGGAATCGTCCACTTACAGACGAAGAACTGGATGCAATGTTCCCTGAAGGCTACAAG GTCCTTCCACCTCCAGCTGGTTATGTTCCAATCCGAACACCTGCTCGTAAACTGACTGCAACACCAACACCACTTGGAGGTCTAACTGGTTTCCACATGCAATCTGAGGAACGTTCAGCAAAGAATATGAATGATCAGCCTTCTGGTAATCTTCCATTCCTGAAGCCTGATGACATCCAGTACTTTGACAAATTGTTG GTTGAAGTTGATGAATCTACCCTGAGTCCAGAAGagcaaaaagaaagaaagataatgAAGTTGCTTTTGAAGATAAAGAATGGTACTCCTCCAATGAGGAAG GCTGCTTTGCGTCAAATTACCGATAAAGCCAGAGAATTTGGAGCTGGTCCCCTGTTCAATCAGATTCTCCCATTGCTGATGTCTCCAACTCTTGAAGACCAGGAGCGCCACTTGCTGGTTAAAGTTATTGACAGAATCCTCTACAAGTTGGATGATTTGGTCCGACCATATGTGCACAAG ATTCTTGTGGTTATTGAACCATTGCTGATTGATGAAGACTATTATGCAAGAGTGGAAGGCAGAGAAATCATCTCTAACTTAGCAAAG GCTGCAGGTCTTGCCACCATGATTTCTACTATGCGTCCTGATATTGATAACATGGATGAATATGTACGAAACACAACAGCTCGAGCCTTTGCCGTTGTTGCTTCAGCTCTGGGTATTCCATCACTGCTGCCTTTCCTCAAAGCTGTGTGCAAGAGCAAGAAATCATGGCAGGCTCGGCACACAGGAATCAAAATTGTGCAGCAGATTGCCATCCTTATGGGTTGTGCCATCTTGCCTCATTTGAGGAGCTTGGTTGAGATTATTGAACATG GTCTGGTTGATGAGCAGCAGAAGGTACGAACTATCAGTGCTCTGGCTATTGCTGCCTTGGCTGAAGCTGCAACCCCATACGGCATTGAGTCATTTGACTCTGTTCTAAAACCATTGTGGAAAGGTATTCGACAGCACAGAGGCAAA GGTTTGGCTGCCTTTTTAAAGGCTATTGGTTACCTGATTCCCCTTATGGATGCTGAATATGCTAACTACTATACACGAGAAGTGATGTTGATCCTTATCCGAGAGTTTCAGTCTCCTgatgaagaaatgaaaaaaatcgTACTCAAG GTGGTAAAGCaatgttgtggaacagatggTGTGGAAGCCAACTACATCAAAACTGAAATCCTTCCTCCATTCTTCAAGCACTTCTGGCAGCATCGAATGGCTTTAGACAGGAGAAACTACAGACAG TTAGTAGATACCACCGTGGAACTTGCAAACAAGGTTGGAGCAGCAGAAATAATCTCCAGGATAGTTGATGACTTAAAAGATGAAGCTGAGCAATATAGAAAAATGGTGATGGAAACCATTGAAAAGATCATGGGTAACCTGGGAGCTGCAGATATTGATCATAAATTAGAAGAACAGCTCATTGATGGCATCCTATATGCATTCCAGGAGCAGACTACTGAG GATTCTGTAATGTTGAATGGTTTTGGTACAGTGGTAAACGCATTGGGTAAGCGTGTAAAGCCCTATTTACCACAGATTTGTGGTACAGTATTGTGGCGTCTAAACAATAAATCCGCTAAAGTACGACAGCAGGCTGCAGATCTAATCTCTCGGATTGCAGTGGTTATGAAGACCTGTCAGGAG GAAAAACTGATGGGCCACTTGGGCGTTGTGCTATATGAATACCTGGGTGAAGAGTATCCTGAAGTTTTGGGTAGTATTTTGGGAGCGCTGAAAGCTATTGTAAATGTTATAG GCATGCATAAAATGACTCCACCGATTAAGGATCTGCTTCCACGGCTTACTCCAATTCTGAAGAACAGGCATGAGAAGGTGCAGGAGAACTGTATTGACCTGGTTGGACGAATTGCAGATCG AGGTGCAGAGTATGTATCTGCTCGTGAATGGATGCGAATCTGCTTTGAATTGTTAGAACTCTTGAAGGCACACAAAAAAGCTATCAGAAGAGCAACAGTAAACACCTTTGGCTACATTGCAAAAGCTATTGG TCCACATGATGTACTGGCCACACTGTTGAATAACTTGAAGGTTCAAGAACGTCAGAACAGGGTCTGTACCACAGTAGCTATTGCTATTGTGGCAGAAACGTGCTCTCCATTCACGGTGCTTCCTGCTTTGATGAATGAATATAGAGTTCCTGAGCTGAATGTGCAGAATGGTGTGCTTAAATCTCTCTCATTCTTATTTGAGTACATAGGCGAAATGGGAAAAGATTATATTTATGCGGTAACACCATTGCTTGAAGATGCTTTAATGGACAG AGACCTGGTTCATAGACAGACAGCTAGTGCAGTTGTGCAGCACATGTCCCTGGGAGTATATGGATTTGGCTGTGAAGATGCTCTAAATCATTTGTTAAATTATGTATGGCCCAATGTTTTTGAAACATCCCCACATGTTATCCAGGCAGTAATGGGAGCATTGGAGGGCCTAAGGGTTGCATTAGGACCTTGTAGAATGCTACAATATTGTTTACAG GGCTTGTTCCATCCAGCCAGAAAAGTACGTGATGTGTACTGGAAAATCTACAACTCAATCTACATCGGTTCACAGGATGCCCTAATTGCACATTATCCAAGGATCTTTAATGATGAAAAAAATACACATGTCCGCTATGAACTCGACTACATCTTGTAA